The DNA region TGAAGCATCAATTGAGTGTGAGGATTTGAAACAAGTCATCAAATCCTGTGCACtgattttttctttcttaaatttttttctcctttttcattgttTGGTTTCCTTTGAAAAGAAGTTTTCTCAATAGGAGACCAGTTTGAGGTAACTGAAACAAATTTTACTGATTTGTACTATGTATTCACATCAAAATATTCAAACTTTTTACTATTTATTCATAACATTTACATTAGCATTTCAACTCCAGTTAGTGGTTGGGAAAAAACCAAACACTTGCATGCATGCTTACTAATTCACTCATATGTTACTTCTAGTTTCATAGCCCTGCCATGCATGATGACGAGGAACCCAACACATTGGCAGGGCTAAGCACTAACCAAAATGCATTGTTGCAcatttattaatttcaaaaagcAAACATCACAGTAGAAACAAATGTGAAGAAGAAAATGAGACTAATGGAGCTTCAATGGGAAGGTTTTCTGTACTTTTGAAGAACTGCAATGAAATCTTCAATGTAGTGATCATGAATCTCCTTGGAGCTGAAAATTTTCCCCATCTCTTTAGCATTCTCCCTGAAACTCTTGCCTTCCTCATCCACTATTGCCAATTTCAATGTCTTGGCCACTGACTCCCTTGTGAATGAACCGTCTTGCTCGTTTCTAGGCACCTCGATCGCCACCTTCTTTTCCACTAGCGCTCTTGAGAACAGAGCTTGGTCTAGCAAATATGGCAGAGTCACAAGAACATGCCCATAATGAATCTTCTCAATCACAGAACCTGAACCACAGTGACTCATGCATCCACCAATTGCTCCATGAGCCAAGATCTTAAGCTGAGGAGCCCATGTTTTCCAAACAACACCACGATCCTTGGTTCTGTCCTCAAAACCTTTGGGCAACTCAAGTGAACCTTCTTTGAGGTTCTTGAGAGCCCAAAAGAATGGCAAACCAGAAAGCTCAATGCCATAAGCCAGCTCAGTGAGATCCTCCTGGCTCAGCTTCAACTCGCTACCAAATCCAATGTAAACAACAGATGATGATCTTTGAGAATCTAACCATTCCTTGATTTGCACCCAGTCAGGATTGTTTTCTTCCTTCTCTTGGTCTGTTATCTGCATGGAGGGAGGGAGCAATCCAACCGGAACCACAGGAACATTGTACTTATCAGCAATATAGTCCAACCACTCTCCTTCAAGCTCTCTTGATGTTCTGAGGAGGAACAAGTCGCAACCGGAATAAGCTTTGTGGAGATCAAACTTGTCAATTTCCCCTGTCTTTTCATCCCTGGCAGACATAACGGCTCTTATGATCTCGAACATCTTGAAATGCATGGTTGTTTTGAAAGGAAGCCATGTTGGAGGGCTACACATGCTTTCAAGAGACTTATTCTTATCCTGCACATGCTTTGGAGGATCAAAGAAACCTTTGTTCCAAGCTGGAGTGATGTTGTAATGAGCACATGGAATGTTAAGTCTCTTGGCGATCGGCGGCAGCCACCCGGCGGCGAAGTCATACAAAATCCAATCAGGCtttgaacgtttgagcaagtctTCAACAGGCCCTTGGAGGCCTACATAGGCTTGCTTGAGTTTGGATACCATGTTGCTGGGAATGTCCATGGTGCTCTCTGCACCTTCTGGAAGATTCTCTACTTGTGGTAGTGGAAGTTTGACAAGCTTGATCAATGGTTCTAAGGTCTTAGGTGGTTTTGGCATGCGATCAATGTTTTTTGGGCTGTTTATGAAGGTTACAGAGTGACCCTTTTGAGCAACAATCTTAGCCAACTCGAAATATGGGTATATGTGTCCCATGGCAAGCCATGGAAGCATGGCAACGTGAAGAGGCCTATCGCTTTTGCCATTGCCATTGCCATTGCATGGAATTGCTGCACTTGAATCCATATTTGTGTGTGTGTGTCCTTTTCTGTTTTTTGTGTGGGTTGCTATCATATGAGTTTTAGGTGGGGTTTAAGAAAGGTTCCATTCGGccaagtttaataaaaaaaaattatccatgTGTTCCTCGCAGCAAATATTCTTTCATTAATAAACCTACAAATAATTTACAAAAATGTTAAGtgcttatttatgtaatttaacttaattttaatgtGCCTTGGGTATTAAAAATGTTAAATGAAGTATAAAATTAGTTGCTAAAATTAACtatcaatatatttgtgtataaatatatgtatggtttaaatatttttaatgtgtatgactattttatattttaatatatattttatattaatgattaattttaatatatgtatattctatacccataattaattttaatggttgATTTTAGTATAAATTGAACGATTTATAATAAGTGATGCATGTTGTGTTACAGAGTTATTTTCTTTTTGGTCTTTAACAAAGTCCCAAAACGACATGCCACGAGATTCACGCTGCTAATATACTATTATGATCTCTACTCAAATTTACGGCGAAAGTCACTCTATAATTCATTAGTCTATTAAAATctattcaattttcatcatataCAATAGAAATCGATGTGATTTACTCCATTTTAATATTGAGGGAGTGATTTGCACGATATATATATAGCATATCATATTTTATCATCTTGTTAGATAGGAGATTCGAATTtgcaacttcttaattgaatataaaaaaattatatcatttgaactattactcattagcaaataaaactctaatttaatttgtacaaaagataaaattagaattaattaattaaaatgaggatattttagatataaaatgttattaaagtttcagtttcaatctctaaaaattttttagTACTCTGTGCCCCTACTTTTTAGAGATATTGAAAtactaacaaaaattttagtatcaatctctgaaccaacaaacatgatactaagTCTcaatctctcagtctctgtctcagtatctcaaaacaaacgctacctaaatatCGTTATGACTTATCATATTCATTGAAACCTTTAATAATCTGGTGAGCACttaaccaaatttaaaaaaattttctagaATCTTTTAAAAGTAATGTTACATATTTAAGTTCTTTTATGAACCAAGTTAAATAATAATACTTAGAATAATGTTAACCGTAattgatttttgttatattagaacAATTTAGTTGAACTTAGTTAACGAAAAGAGTTAAGATAGATAGCATTATTCATCTTTTAAGGGGTGACtgttttcatcttttcctttcaAAACTATGCATAAATAACAAGCAACTCCATAATTTCAACATTTTTATTTCAGAACAAAAACCAGGTGAAATTGAACAGAAGGGAAATGACCTATTCCAGCTCAACTACACATGTTTTCTAGATCTCTCTATACAAACTTGTGATTGTGAAGGGAAGCAATGAAGTCTACAATATAATGGTTATTAACATCTTTATTACTGAACTTGTTGCCCATATCTTTAGCATTCTTCCTGTAAGCACTTCCTTCTTCATCCACCATAGCTAATCTCAATGCCTTGGCCACTGAGCTCCTTGTAAAGGACCCATCTTCCTCCTTCCTTGGTATCTCAATCCCCACTTTCTTCTCTTCCATCACTCTTGCATACAACCCTTGGTCTAGCAAGAATGGCAACATAACAAGAACATGTCCAAAATAAAGATTCTCTATCATTGAACCAGAACCACAGTGAGTCAAGCAACCCCCAACTGATCCATGGGCTAAGATTCTAGCCTGTGGTGCCCAAGTTTTCCAAACAATGCCGCGATCTTTGGTCCTATCTTCGAACCCATCCGGTAACTCAACAAGGCCCTTCTGAAGGTTCCTCAGGACCCAAAAGAAAGGCAAACCAGAATCCTCAATGCCAAGAGCCAATTCATGGAGATTCTCTTGGCTTAGCTTCACCTCACTCCCAAAAGCAATGTACACCACTGATGACCCTTTTTGTGTATCCAACCATGCCTTGATTTGAATCCAATCAGGGCTATCAATGTTAGTATTATCTTCTTTAGCATCGGATGCTTGCGGCGGAAGCAACCCCACAGGAACAACAGGCTTCTTGTAAAACTCAGCAAGATAATCCAACCACTCAGGTTCAAGATCTCTTGAGCTCCTTATCACAAACATGTCACAGGCAGAATTGGCTCTGTTGAGATCAAAAACAGGAGAAGCTCCCGTTTCGTTAACAGTGACATCTTCCATCAATTTCTTGACCTCATGAGGCCTTAAACCAATCTTGGTGGGAAAAGGGACCCATTTGGGAGGGCCATAGTAGTCTTCAGGCTTTGTTCTTGTAGCAGCATCAACATCACCACCCAATTGCTCCATTGGGGTGTCAAAGAAGCAAATGGTCCAGGCAGGACAAGGACTGAAATATGCACAGGGAATCTGAAGATTCCTACATATCTGTGGTAACCAACTAGCtgcaaaatcatagaaaacccaatCAGGGGTTTGGGCCTTGATTACCTGGGAAACTGAATCTTGGAGGGAATCAAAGGCTGTCTTGAGGTAATAGAGCTTGTTGGAGGGAATGACCATGGTGGATTCCGCATCTTGATTGAGGTGGTTGGTGTCAATGAAGGGTGACAATGGAAGcttggtgaatttgaggaatgggGAGAGGTGTGGTGGGAGTTTGGGGAGGCGATCTATGATTGATGGTGTGGATATGAGAGTTGAGAAGTGACCGTACTGTGCCAGAATCTTAGCGATCTCGAAACATGGATAAACATGTCCCATGGCTAGCCATGGGAGCATTGCAACGTGAAGTGGTTTCGCCATGCTTTTGGTTAGATCTGATGACTTCTCCATCTCTGTTTCAAGGAACCTTAACTACTCTTGGCTTCCCCTCGTGCTGCATGTGCAAACATAAacctattataaaatataaactaccaattatttttttatttatttattataaataaaaaagaaactatGTTTTTCGTTGTTGTAAAATATAGTGTAACTCTTAAATCCATTAAGAATTAAACTTCATTGACCATTTTCTCCAAATTGAGAAAAGGAGGATCCATCAGTGTTTGCAGCTTGTTGTGACAAGTTCTTCCACTCAATTGCTCTTGTCTTTAACTGCTTACCCTTTTGACCCTCCAATAACTCCTTCACAAGCATCTCCACTTCATCCCTTTTCACATCATCACTATTCATCAACATTCCAAATCCCCACTCATCACAAACATATGAGAGGCACCCCATTGATTATGCTCTCAAGAGTGGAATTCCAACCACAGTGAGTAAGAAACCCTGCCACTATATGGTGCTTCAGAACTTGGTCCTGTGGACACCAACTCACCATTAACTCTCTCTCTTTGGTTTCTGATACAAAATCTTGTGGCACAATGGAGGCCTCATCTTCAACCAAATCAGGCCTAATAACCCATAAGGACTTTTTCTTGCTATTTGCTAGTCCCCATGCCAATTGTTCAGGTTTCATTACAATGACACTACCAAAATTCACATACAGAATTGAATTCTGTTCCTGTGAATCTAACCATTTAAGGCACTCAGACTCTTCTTTCCACAGATTACACTTGTTTGACTCAAATTTGGTCTCTGAAGTAGTTTGATGATGATCAAGGAGCAACTCCATTGGTCCAATGGTATAGAGCTTTGGAAACATTGTGGAGAGTGCAATCAGCACATCAGTCTCCAAGGCATCAAATGTTGGTAGGAGAATAGCTGAAGCTCTTGAAGCTGCTTCGATTTGTTCCACCACAAAGTCCAAAAGCTTGTCATTTGGATCTGTGGTGTGATAGATTCCAGGAAGGTCCCTTAGAGATATGTTCTTCATGCCAGGGATCCAGTCTATGATGGTTTCTAAGTCCCCGTTTGTTAGATACTTTGCATCTACAAATAAATCAAATACTAATTAGAGTAAATAAAGTACTAACCAATAATCTATGTAATCTTATAACAActttataaaattacaaatatattTATGTACCTTTAAGTGGTGTTAGGCCTCTTTGCATGAGATTCATGCATTGTGTAAAGCACATGAAAGCACATGCACTATGAGTCCAAAAGAGTACATTAGGCAAACCAAATTGCTGAGAAGCCTTCAGAGTGAAGGTCATGATACCATCCGAGATTATGCAAGTCACTGGAGGAGAATCAGAAGCAGCATTGAGTTTTGAGATAAGGTTGGAGAATGGAATGAAGCAGTTCTTGCTGGTAGAGTCACAAAGTGCAGGGATGCTTCATTGCTTTGAGTTGCATCCATGTTAGAGGGAGGAGGTAGGCCATCTGGGATGGTCTCAAAATTGAAGCTTGGAATGGCATTGAGAGCATTGGAGCCTCTGGATTTGAGGAGGCGCAAGTGGTTGAACTCTGTTGACAAAGGTTATGTGGAAGCCTTTGGTGTGAAGGATCTTTGCTGGTTTGAGGAATGGATTTATGTGACCTTGTGATGGAAATGGTACCATAACAGAATGTGGCTTCTTCATCTTAAGTGTGTCACACAGTTCATCAAACTCTTTGAATTGCACTGATTATTAAAGGCAAGAGATTAAGGATGGAAAACAACACAACATAAATAGAAAGGTTAAAGTTTCAAGTCACCTTCATCATGAATTTGAGTGTGTCGGTGGATATATGTGTCACCTTTCTGCTGGAAACATTTGAGCCACATATGCCATATCTATATGCATTGAACTTTGGTAAAATGTGTTTCTTACAAGTAAATAGCAGAACAGCAGGCTTTAATTCTCATATATTTTTCGCCTTTCAGGTCAAACCATTAATCTTGGTTGATAATATAACAAAAATGATGTGAGCAAGAAGGCTATTAAAGTCAACATAAAGTAACATATGCAAAGAATTAAGAGCtttgttttaaaagattttaCGATATCAAAATTGAACTTCAATCTCATTCTTAAATTTCGCACAGCTTTATCAATATGACATTTTGTTTATAGGACATATCGTTTTTCCTATCCTCATTTTTGCACTTTGAATAAGAGTAATGAAGGTATGATTTGAGAAAAAGAAGGTGAGACCCACATCTTTGTTCATAAATTGTCCAAAAGATTGAAATAGTGAAAACATCTTACTCTTAATTCATCCAATTCCAAATAAGTGTCCAATTTTAATTATACATAtagattaagaaaataaaaaatatcttaattgtaaataagttaaattacttataatattattattattagggaaataaaaataatatcgcCTGTAAACTAAAAAAGAAATCAAACTTTTAGAATGGACATTGAGTATTATAATGTTAAAATATTTATGGCGTAGTTTAATTTATAGAACTTAATTAGGCGAGATCTAATTAACAAGTGGGAGTTAAGACTTAAGCGCATAGAACACAAGTTAAACTGGGgataaaaaaggaaataaaatacaacatttgaagaaagaaaaaaatgtagccGTTGAATTGGGCAACGGCTCTATTGTTTCCTTATTAAACTATCCGTTACACTTTTGAACTCATAAAACACccttcacttcttcttcttcttcaacaaacaCACAGACATAACTTACCTTGCTACATTTCGTGCTTCAAATCTTAGGTATGTTTGTTTCAACTCACAATTTCGCCAACCTAACATGTAAATTGTTGCAGAGAGTTCTGATTGGTGTTTGTGTTGTTGCAGGGAATCGAAAATGAACGACCTAATGACTAAGTCATTCACGAGCTACGTGGATCTGAAGAAAGCGGCAATGAAAGACGAATTGGACTTGGAAGCAGGGCAGGGAGTGGAGCTGAGCTCTTCCACCACTCACATGGACACGGACATGGGCCTGTTCTTGGAGGAAGCCGAGAAGGTGAAGACCGAGATGGCGAGCCTCCGCGAGATACTGGAGAGGCTCCAACAGGCCAACGAAGAGGGCAAATCACTCCACAAGCCCGACGCTCTGAAATCTCTAAGGACAAGAATCAATTCCGACATTGTCACGCTTTTGAAGAAGGCCCGGGCCATTCGAGCCCATCTGGAAGACATGGACAAAGCCAACTCCGCAAACAGGAGGCTCTCAGGACTCAAGGACGGGACCACAACCGCCATCTACCGCACTCGGATCGCGGTGACGAACGGGCTCCGGAAGAAGCTGAAGGAGCTGATGATGGAGTTCCAGGGGCTGAGGCAGAGGATGATGACAGAGTACAAGGAGACTGTTGGAAGAAGGTACTTCACGGTGACCGGTGAGTACCCGGACGAAGAGGTGATCGAGAAGATCATTTCGAATGGCGAAGAAGAGGAGTTCTTGGGGAAGGCGATTGGGGAGCATGGGAGGGGGAAAGTGATGGAAACGGTGGTTGAGATTCAGGACAGGCACGATGCGGCGAAAGAGATCGAGAAGAGCTTGCTTGAGTTGCATCAGGTGTTCTTGGACATGGCGGTTATGGTGGAGGCTCAAGGGGAGAAGATGGATGACATTGAGCACCACGTGATCCACGCTTCTCACTACGTTAAGGATGCTAACAAAGAACTTGTGAGCGCTAAAAAGTACCAGAGGAACAGTAGGAAGTGGCTCTGCATTGGGATCATCATTCTTCTCATCCTCATCCTTGTTATTGTCATTCCCATCGCCACCAGTTTCAGTAGCTCTTGAAGGGATCAACATTTCTCATGATTCTTGCTTTCTAGTTGCTGCAGAGTTGTACCCTACAACTCCTCCTTGTTTTCTGCCATTTGTTCAAGAGTTAAATTACTCATGTATTGTGCTCATATCAGCTGAAATTAAGTTAGCCCCTTTTCTGATTGTTGAATGCTACCAACTATGTTCTTAGATTCTTAAATTGTTACTACTTTGCTGGTCTTTTTAGATTCTTAAGCTGATATTGTTTTTGTCCTAATTCAAAGAAATCTTTGGATATGCAAATTTTTGGTAAGTTTTGGGGGAGAAGAATTCATAGATAGATACTTATAGAAAATTACTCTGTCTTCTAAAGTAGGCCTTGTGTCTGTTCTGGTGCATATTCAAAACAGTGTGAATTGAAAGGCTTGCCTTGCATTGAACAATGTTAGATCAGCTTAAATTGCCATACTTGGATTTATTATTATGCCTGTGAATTTTTGAGAGGCTTAGTTTGCACAATAATGTTGCAAGTATAATAATAATTTCGTGTAAAGTACCAAAAACCTAGTGACATATATTGccttcatcattatcatcattcatagGCAacttcttgtttatttgtttgacCAAATTTGTCTTGGAAAAAGATAGCATCAATATCCTTCAAACTATGCTATTTGTTcatagattttatttttcttaaaaaataccCTTGtcattttgttaaattaaaaatttataaatgtctgTTATTTAACCTACTGTAACTGTATCTTTTAAAAGCAAACCTAGTGATTATAGTAAATTTTTATATCATTAATGAGTATTTGTCTCTTTTTAATAGATTTGGAtgctctaaattttaaattttaccttagaagataaaatatgatctattaccatttattttataagtggaATCAAGAGAAAGTATAAGAGAAAATATTAAATGGTAAAAAATCTCATTTTATTCTCTAGagtgaaaatctaaaatttagaggattcaaattcctttttaattgttttgaaaatttaatgaaCCGGCCGCACAATGCGCAAAagctaatattataaattttgtgttcataattttttgaataattaaaaataatagatatatttttattttataattagttataaaATAATCTATATAAatgttaaaacaaaaaattatatgataataaattctatgataataattataacaaaaattaatttagcaatttatattttatacatattgGAGTAAGtaaatatttgaatttataaatttgatCTTATGCCAAAGTTAAAAGTAGTTTAAGAGATTTTGTATGACAATTTTGTATGAGAGATTATGAGATCGATAAAGTAATATTGTAATATTAGTAAGAGTGTTGTTGATTATATATAAGTAGACcataataatacacaatttgaatattaataactaaaaaaattattattattattacaattatAATATAGATATTAATTGTATTAACCGTTACTTTATAATTAAAATGCTTAATGATTCATAGTAAGGAAAAATTTACCATTTGTACTCATGAACTTTGTGAACGTTGACAAACGTACCCATAGAGAAAGAAAAGTGATTTTGTAACCATGAAAGGCTGGATCCGTCTGTCGATAGTATCCAAATGTCATTAAAACGTTAGCTCCTTTAACTTAAAGGCCAACGTGGCACGTTAAGTGCTTACCTgacttttgatttttaatttttatttttttaagaacctTCCAGGTGGatatagaagagagagagaaaaatgtTAGAGGCACTTCACGCCATTCCATCTTCTTCCTCATCACCTTTCTGCATGCCCTAGCAGAAAGAGAGAGACTTGAACCACGTACTGAACCCTACGCCACCAACTAATCCGCCCAACCGCCTCCGACCGCCCGAAACGACCACCGGCGACCAGCATCTTCCAATCCTTCTTCCCTTTTCTTCTCCATTTCCCCATTTCTTCCCTCCTTTGCGCAAAGTCACCCTGTCTCTGCGCGAACAGCCCCTACTACGCATCTTCCACTTCGGCGAGCAACTAATGGCGGCGAACTTTTGTGCCGCTGCGACCACCACTCCCCCGCCTCGCCCACTTTCTTCGTCCTTCCCTCTCATCAATGCAGGTTCCATTCCCTTCCCCTACTTCCCTgactttcttttctttatttttattgctttttcattctgttttagtGATCTAGTTAGGTTAAGTTAGATGATTTCTGTATTTTGGATTGAATGTGTTTACTGCGGCTGAATTTTCTGGGTTGTTTGATGACTACATCGGACTAAACATGCTGTCTGAATTTGCTACACACCACATGCTCGATATATCGCATGAATGGAGTCTTTGATTTAAACCTTATGTCTAATCAGCATAGGgcttaaattttgttttcattaggtatTTTAATTCACAAATATGTAATTTTCTGAACTTCTTGATGATGATTGTGATTAAACTTTGGTTATGCGCTAGTTAAATTTCCTTGTTGAACACCAAATTGGTGAATTTGTTTGGTTAATTTGTGTAGATTTTAGCTCTTAATCATATTTTTGGTGAAATTTGTAACAGTGCATACCATGCTTTGTTTAGTGAATTGCTGAGTTGCTTACTCATGTGTTCTTGAACATAAATGAGCATATACAATAGTAGGTATATTGATATAGACTGTTCATTTTTTGATGTTTTATTCATGTCTTAATGTTGAAAAAAATTGGGTGTTGGGTAATGTTATAAACTGATTATGTTTATTGATGGTTCATTCAATTTTTGATGATTCATTCATTTGGGTGTTGGGTaatattagaagatatgatttgttttTTGTATTGACAGAAATGGCTACAACGACGCATATCACGTTAGTAATACACCATAGAGGTAGACTTGAAAGGGGGTCGAATGGCAAGTTGTGTTATGCAGAAGGTGAAATTAATGAGGTGGGGAGAGTTATCGTGGATACTCTGAATGGCTTCTTCATTAGTGACCTACTGAAAGACATTGGGTATTCAATCATCTCCAATTTCTACTGGCACACAGCCTGGAATGGAAATTGAGGGTGGTTTAAGGCTTCTGCAACTTGACATGGATGTTGTTAAGATGTATGAAACTGCTGTGGAGAATGGACATAAGATTAAATTATACACAGAGTACCCCATTAGCCAAGAAGATATTATAGATACGAATGAAGAAGCTGGTGTAGAAGCACCTGGTGAGGTTAATGTTACT from Arachis hypogaea cultivar Tifrunner chromosome 10, arahy.Tifrunner.gnm2.J5K5, whole genome shotgun sequence includes:
- the LOC112714890 gene encoding soyasaponin III rhamnosyltransferase — translated: MIATHTKNRKGHTHTNMDSSAAIPCNGNGNGKSDRPLHVAMLPWLAMGHIYPYFELAKIVAQKGHSVTFINSPKNIDRMPKPPKTLEPLIKLVKLPLPQVENLPEGAESTMDIPSNMVSKLKQAYVGLQGPVEDLLKRSKPDWILYDFAAGWLPPIAKRLNIPCAHYNITPAWNKGFFDPPKHVQDKNKSLESMCSPPTWLPFKTTMHFKMFEIIRAVMSARDEKTGEIDKFDLHKAYSGCDLFLLRTSRELEGEWLDYIADKYNVPVVPVGLLPPSMQITDQEKEENNPDWVQIKEWLDSQRSSSVVYIGFGSELKLSQEDLTELAYGIELSGLPFFWALKNLKEGSLELPKGFEDRTKDRGVVWKTWAPQLKILAHGAIGGCMSHCGSGSVIEKIHYGHVLVTLPYLLDQALFSRALVEKKVAIEVPRNEQDGSFTRESVAKTLKLAIVDEEGKSFRENAKEMGKIFSSKEIHDHYIEDFIAVLQKYRKPSH
- the LOC112714892 gene encoding soyasaponin III rhamnosyltransferase — protein: MEKSSDLTKSMAKPLHVAMLPWLAMGHVYPCFEIAKILAQYGHFSTLISTPSIIDRLPKLPPHLSPFLKFTKLPLSPFIDTNHLNQDAESTMVIPSNKLYYLKTAFDSLQDSVSQVIKAQTPDWVFYDFAASWLPQICRNLQIPCAYFSPCPAWTICFFDTPMEQLGGDVDAATRTKPEDYYGPPKWVPFPTKIGLRPHEVKKLMEDVTVNETGASPVFDLNRANSACDMFVIRSSRDLEPEWLDYLAEFYKKPVVPVGLLPPQASDAKEDNTNIDSPDWIQIKAWLDTQKGSSVVYIAFGSEVKLSQENLHELALGIEDSGLPFFWVLRNLQKGLVELPDGFEDRTKDRGIVWKTWAPQARILAHGSVGGCLTHCGSGSMIENLYFGHVLVMLPFLLDQGLYARVMEEKKVGIEIPRKEEDGSFTRSSVAKALRLAMVDEEGSAYRKNAKDMGNKFSNKDVNNHYIVDFIASLHNHKFV
- the LOC112714893 gene encoding syntaxin-related protein KNOLLE encodes the protein MNDLMTKSFTSYVDLKKAAMKDELDLEAGQGVELSSSTTHMDTDMGLFLEEAEKVKTEMASLREILERLQQANEEGKSLHKPDALKSLRTRINSDIVTLLKKARAIRAHLEDMDKANSANRRLSGLKDGTTTAIYRTRIAVTNGLRKKLKELMMEFQGLRQRMMTEYKETVGRRYFTVTGEYPDEEVIEKIISNGEEEEFLGKAIGEHGRGKVMETVVEIQDRHDAAKEIEKSLLELHQVFLDMAVMVEAQGEKMDDIEHHVIHASHYVKDANKELVSAKKYQRNSRKWLCIGIIILLILILVIVIPIATSFSSS